A section of the Candidatus Aminicenantes bacterium genome encodes:
- the alr gene encoding alanine racemase gives MRTTIRVSAAALAANLDCFRQITGRPVAFVVKANAYGHGIEACVEIASKLDSVGYYAVDAAHEARRVLTRDDSRPVLVMGWADRDELEYLVEAGVEMVVPEPGYLERVRAAARKVNGTARCHLKVETGTRRLGMTPAEVLEILRSPAGTGVEFCGIYSHFADIEDTTRHDFAGRQLESFRSLLEELPSNRPMVRHMACSAAALLFPATHFNLVRLGISAYGYWPSRETLISWQEQKGNGMELRPALTWETRVAQVKTVAAGESVGYGRSYRAFSPSRIAVIPVGYYDGYDRRLSNSGVILVNGREAPIRGRICMNMMMADVTHIPNVRAGDSVILLGEGAHGCIDAVNLADHCGTIHYEILSRIAPHLPRIAES, from the coding sequence ATGAGGACGACAATCCGGGTCAGTGCCGCGGCGCTGGCCGCAAACCTGGACTGTTTCCGTCAAATCACCGGCCGCCCTGTTGCTTTTGTGGTCAAGGCCAATGCGTACGGTCACGGCATCGAGGCCTGCGTGGAGATTGCCAGTAAACTCGATTCAGTGGGCTATTACGCGGTGGATGCCGCCCATGAGGCCAGGCGCGTACTAACGCGGGACGATTCCCGTCCGGTTCTGGTCATGGGCTGGGCGGATCGTGACGAATTGGAGTACCTGGTCGAGGCCGGCGTGGAAATGGTTGTTCCGGAACCGGGTTACCTGGAACGCGTGCGTGCGGCGGCGCGAAAGGTAAACGGCACCGCCCGTTGTCACCTGAAAGTGGAAACCGGAACCCGGCGGTTGGGCATGACCCCCGCCGAGGTCCTGGAGATATTGCGATCGCCTGCCGGAACCGGCGTGGAGTTTTGCGGAATTTACTCCCATTTCGCCGATATCGAAGACACCACCCGTCACGATTTCGCCGGCCGGCAACTGGAATCATTTCGATCCCTGCTTGAAGAATTGCCCTCGAATCGCCCAATGGTACGCCACATGGCCTGTTCCGCGGCGGCGCTGCTGTTTCCCGCCACCCATTTCAACCTGGTACGGTTGGGAATCTCGGCGTACGGTTATTGGCCTTCCCGTGAAACATTGATTTCATGGCAGGAGCAGAAGGGAAACGGCATGGAACTGCGGCCGGCCCTGACCTGGGAAACCCGGGTGGCCCAGGTAAAAACCGTCGCCGCCGGGGAGTCCGTGGGTTATGGCCGTTCCTACCGTGCCTTCAGCCCGTCCCGTATCGCCGTCATCCCCGTGGGATACTACGATGGTTATGACCGGCGTTTGTCCAATTCAGGTGTCATCCTGGTCAACGGCAGGGAAGCCCCCATTCGCGGACGTATCTGCATGAACATGATGATGGCGGATGTGACCCATATCCCCAACGTCCGCGCGGGGGATTCGGTCATATTACTGGGAGAGGGCGCGCATGGTTGCATTGACGCCGTCAATCTGGCCGATCATTGCGGAACCATCCACTACGAAATCCTCAGCCGCATTGCTCCTCATCTGCCCAGGATCGCGGAATCCTGA
- a CDS encoding acetyl-CoA carboxylase biotin carboxyl carrier protein subunit — MKYRFQVHKRAFDIETAPNSTFQSDTQIRVEKTPFQVQIAESRENEILSFFVNRRIYQIKIERDLEGYPSGIYVNEEYYPAYLLKIDKLFYFKPRPQRSTRSGLVKTFIPGYIQKVFFQTGDSVQEGDIVLIHEAMKMENEIRAPISGIIKTMGVKEGDNVLANRLLFEIE; from the coding sequence ATGAAATACCGCTTCCAAGTGCACAAACGCGCCTTCGACATTGAGACGGCTCCGAACTCCACCTTTCAGTCCGACACCCAGATCCGGGTGGAAAAAACACCATTCCAGGTCCAGATCGCGGAAAGCAGGGAAAATGAGATTCTTTCTTTTTTTGTCAACCGCCGCATCTACCAGATAAAGATCGAGCGGGACCTGGAGGGCTATCCGTCCGGCATCTACGTCAACGAAGAGTACTACCCCGCTTACCTGCTCAAGATCGACAAGTTGTTTTATTTCAAGCCACGGCCGCAACGGTCTACCCGGTCCGGACTGGTCAAAACTTTTATTCCCGGTTATATCCAGAAAGTCTTTTTCCAAACCGGAGACAGTGTGCAGGAAGGAGATATCGTTTTGATTCACGAAGCCATGAAAATGGAAAACGAGATCCGCGCTCCGATTTCCGGAATCATCAAGACCATGGGGGTAAAGGAAGGCGACAACGTCCTGGCCAACCGCCTGCTGTTCGAAATAGAATAG
- a CDS encoding nodulation protein NfeD translates to MELIFFASRPIILSMRKLIAAIMLLAPMAVSADVYRIAIQGPIDSIIAEYTIDSMAKVREKPDVDLVVVEIDTPGGLDSAMRTIIKEMLQSPAPVAVFVYPQGARAASAGFFITVAADIAAMAPGTNMGAASPVSALGQKMDDTMKAKVTNDAVSYIRSLARNRGRDEDMAARAVSESLAYTVDECLEGRLADLSAESLEDLLQKLDGRNITTMRGDTVTLNLQNVRIFTMKMSWRQRFLRTITNPNLAYFLLIFGLIGLYLEFTHAGAVIPGVIGGISLLLAFMAFQILPINYVGLLLILLAIGLFLAEIKVQGFGILGLGGAVAFFLGSVILISSPIPEMRPTMSLIVLLTVSFAGIILFLTYKVFQSMKRRVDTGQEGLAGEVGTARTRITPEGGRVFVHGEWWNAVADSPIEAGTEVEVLQMEGFRLKVKPRGG, encoded by the coding sequence ATGGAGTTGATTTTTTTTGCCTCAAGGCCTATTATTCTGAGTATGAGAAAACTGATCGCGGCGATAATGTTGCTGGCCCCCATGGCCGTAAGCGCGGATGTGTATCGCATCGCGATCCAGGGCCCCATCGATTCCATCATCGCGGAATACACAATCGACTCCATGGCCAAGGTCCGTGAAAAACCGGATGTGGACCTGGTGGTGGTTGAAATAGACACACCCGGGGGACTGGATTCGGCCATGCGCACCATTATCAAGGAGATGCTGCAATCACCGGCGCCGGTCGCGGTGTTTGTCTATCCCCAGGGAGCACGGGCCGCTTCCGCGGGATTCTTTATTACCGTGGCGGCGGATATCGCCGCCATGGCTCCGGGCACAAACATGGGCGCCGCCAGCCCGGTATCCGCCCTGGGTCAGAAGATGGACGACACCATGAAAGCCAAGGTCACCAACGATGCCGTGTCCTACATTCGCTCCCTGGCGCGCAACCGCGGCCGGGACGAGGACATGGCGGCCCGCGCGGTTTCCGAGAGCCTCGCCTACACGGTTGACGAATGCCTCGAGGGGCGCCTGGCGGACCTCTCCGCGGAAAGCCTCGAGGATTTGCTGCAGAAGCTGGATGGCCGCAACATTACCACCATGCGCGGGGATACGGTTACCCTGAATCTCCAGAACGTACGTATCTTCACCATGAAGATGAGTTGGCGTCAGCGCTTCCTACGCACCATCACCAACCCCAACCTGGCCTACTTCCTTTTGATTTTCGGCCTGATCGGACTTTACCTCGAGTTCACCCATGCCGGGGCCGTGATCCCGGGAGTCATCGGCGGCATCTCCCTGCTCCTGGCCTTCATGGCGTTTCAGATCCTGCCCATCAACTACGTGGGATTGCTGCTGATCCTGCTGGCGATCGGATTGTTTTTGGCCGAGATCAAGGTGCAGGGATTCGGCATCCTGGGCCTCGGCGGGGCCGTGGCTTTTTTCCTGGGATCCGTTATCCTGATCAGTTCACCCATTCCCGAGATGAGACCCACCATGAGCTTGATTGTCTTACTGACCGTCAGTTTTGCCGGGATAATCCTGTTTCTGACATACAAAGTGTTTCAGTCAATGAAGCGCCGCGTGGACACCGGGCAGGAAGGCCTGGCTGGAGAAGTCGGTACCGCCCGTACCCGTATCACACCTGAGGGCGGCCGGGTCTTTGTGCACGGCGAGTGGTGGAACGCGGTAGCGGACTCACCCATTGAAGCCGGCACCGAGGTGGAGGTCCTCCAGATGGAGGGTTTCCGCCTGAAAGTCAAACCCAGAGGGGGTTAA